A portion of the Deltaproteobacteria bacterium genome contains these proteins:
- a CDS encoding alpha/beta hydrolase, translated as MSYAEANGVKLYVEETGSGYPIVFVHEFAADHREWETQVRYFSRSYRCITFAARGYTPSDVPEAEDAYLYTHFADDIAAVLRHVGAAKAHVVGLSQGAYATLMFGLRHPQMASALVAAGCGSGSVREQREEFMQQCEATSHRFLREGATAMAQEMGVAPSRVQLLNKDPHGWQEFVDHLGQHSAKGSSLTMRNYQGKRPSLYNFAQQFAAMTIPTLVVVGDEDESCIEPSVFLKRTIPTAGLFVQPRTGHAINLEEPAVFNREVQEFFSAVERGSWGRRDPRAVVGGHVQR; from the coding sequence ATGTCATACGCTGAGGCCAACGGAGTCAAACTCTACGTCGAGGAAACCGGAAGCGGGTATCCGATCGTGTTCGTGCATGAGTTCGCAGCGGATCATCGCGAGTGGGAAACTCAGGTGCGCTATTTTTCTCGCAGCTATCGCTGCATTACTTTTGCCGCCCGTGGCTACACGCCTTCGGATGTCCCCGAGGCGGAGGATGCCTATCTCTACACGCACTTTGCTGACGACATCGCCGCCGTTCTGCGCCACGTGGGGGCGGCGAAAGCGCATGTCGTCGGTCTCAGCCAAGGCGCGTATGCCACGCTGATGTTCGGGCTCCGTCATCCGCAGATGGCCAGCGCATTGGTGGCAGCCGGCTGCGGCAGCGGCTCGGTGCGAGAGCAACGCGAAGAGTTCATGCAGCAATGCGAGGCGACGTCACACCGGTTTCTGCGGGAAGGGGCCACCGCTATGGCGCAAGAAATGGGCGTCGCCCCCAGCCGAGTCCAGTTGCTGAATAAAGACCCGCACGGATGGCAGGAATTCGTCGATCATCTGGGCCAACATTCCGCTAAGGGGTCGTCGTTGACGATGCGCAACTATCAAGGGAAGCGCCCGTCTCTGTATAACTTTGCCCAGCAATTCGCGGCTATGACGATCCCCACGCTCGTGGTCGTCGGGGATGAAGACGAATCGTGCATCGAGCCCAGCGTCTTCTTGAAGCGCACGATTCCGACAGCGGGATTGTTCGTCCAGCCGCGCACCGGCCATGCCATCAATCTTGAAGAACCAGCAGTATTTAACCGCGAGGTGCAGGAGTTTTTCAGCGCGGTCGAACGTGGGAGTTGGGGTCGGCGCGATCCCCGGGCGGTTGTCGGCGGCCACGTCCAGCGCTAA
- a CDS encoding LLM class flavin-dependent oxidoreductase → MHFMWFTERAYHYDPETEPDKYRELENEVVRKRSFYGTPNRLFDRAHGAKLLNQYLDEKIYTDAELMNFDGVMLNEHHGTPFCLGAVMDVEAAIVAKTTKRVKIALLGNPVPTVSNALRLAEELAMIDLISNGRMITGWVRGAGSEQLANNANPAYNREMFEEGVDFIIKAWTTPGPFRYEGKHFHFRHVNPWVLPLQTPHPPFWIPGLISPETAQWCAKRRYPYVALATRLEPTLELWDFYNQAAAREGYQAGPENFGYLQPVMVADTQERAEELGKRILYGGAFAHFARPEWMFPPGYNSKEATRRLAHSNFGANAAAKPLYGAGGEDSDEAVEAVKQTIYSGYPDVLKDMVMIAGTPDNVIPKLKKVMDILRPGIFSFWLDGPVPAKDRLRCLELLNRDVIPALREHGKKLGLVDPFHCLPGSRPLRGSNPDPVSDAEALAAIA, encoded by the coding sequence ATGCATTTTATGTGGTTTACCGAACGTGCGTATCACTACGATCCAGAAACAGAGCCGGATAAATACCGCGAACTCGAAAATGAGGTCGTGCGCAAGCGAAGTTTTTACGGCACGCCCAATCGTCTTTTCGACCGGGCGCACGGCGCCAAGCTGCTCAATCAGTATCTGGACGAGAAGATTTACACCGATGCCGAACTGATGAACTTTGACGGCGTGATGCTCAATGAGCATCATGGCACGCCGTTCTGCTTAGGCGCGGTGATGGACGTGGAAGCGGCTATCGTAGCCAAGACCACCAAGCGGGTGAAAATCGCGCTGCTTGGAAATCCCGTGCCTACAGTGTCGAACGCGCTACGGCTGGCGGAAGAGCTGGCGATGATCGACCTTATCTCTAATGGCCGCATGATTACCGGCTGGGTGCGTGGCGCCGGGTCGGAACAGCTCGCCAATAACGCCAACCCGGCTTACAACCGCGAGATGTTCGAAGAGGGCGTAGATTTCATCATCAAGGCATGGACGACGCCCGGCCCTTTCCGCTATGAAGGCAAACACTTCCATTTCCGCCATGTCAATCCGTGGGTGCTGCCGCTTCAGACTCCCCATCCGCCCTTCTGGATTCCTGGCCTTATCAGCCCGGAAACTGCCCAGTGGTGCGCCAAGCGACGCTATCCCTACGTTGCCCTGGCCACGCGGCTCGAACCGACACTTGAGTTGTGGGACTTCTACAACCAGGCTGCTGCGCGTGAAGGCTATCAAGCCGGGCCGGAAAATTTTGGCTACCTCCAGCCGGTGATGGTGGCCGATACCCAAGAGCGAGCGGAAGAACTGGGAAAGCGCATTCTCTACGGCGGCGCGTTCGCGCACTTCGCCCGTCCTGAGTGGATGTTCCCTCCCGGCTACAACTCGAAGGAAGCAACGCGACGTTTGGCGCACTCGAACTTCGGTGCCAATGCCGCTGCCAAGCCGCTGTATGGCGCAGGCGGGGAAGATTCTGACGAAGCGGTCGAAGCCGTCAAGCAGACGATCTACTCGGGGTACCCCGATGTCCTGAAGGATATGGTGATGATTGCCGGCACCCCGGACAACGTTATCCCCAAGCTCAAGAAAGTGATGGACATCTTGCGTCCCGGGATTTTCTCTTTCTGGCTCGATGGTCCAGTCCCGGCGAAGGATCGACTACGGTGCTTGGAGTTATTGAACCGTGACGTCATCCCAGCGCTGCGCGAGCACGGCAAAAAATTGGGCTTGGTCGACCCGTTCCATTGTTTGCCAGGGTCACGACCGTTGCGCGGCAGCAATCCTGATCCGGTGAGCGATGCGGAAGCCTTAGCCGCGATTGCCTAG
- a CDS encoding cupin domain-containing protein gives MAKAATGFDPIGASLVRTSKKEWIDTGTGNQFLVLRISKETGAWSALIKARAGQVNAPHTHIGPADFYVLSGGFDYRGGSARAGDWVYEPAGAVHEATTHPMDTVYLANVHGPVAFHDGKGGFAGILDWRAVQAMVDKAKQKKKTVAPVAVAKNGKKKAA, from the coding sequence ATGGCAAAAGCGGCAACCGGCTTCGACCCGATCGGCGCTTCGCTCGTACGCACGAGCAAGAAAGAATGGATCGACACCGGCACGGGCAACCAATTCCTCGTGTTGAGGATCAGCAAAGAGACCGGCGCCTGGAGCGCACTGATCAAGGCACGGGCTGGTCAGGTCAACGCACCCCACACTCACATTGGCCCGGCGGATTTCTACGTCCTGTCCGGCGGCTTCGATTATCGCGGCGGCTCGGCACGGGCTGGGGATTGGGTGTACGAACCGGCAGGCGCAGTGCACGAAGCCACCACCCATCCGATGGACACTGTGTATCTTGCCAACGTGCACGGACCGGTCGCGTTTCACGATGGCAAGGGCGGGTTTGCTGGCATTCTCGACTGGCGCGCTGTCCAAGCCATGGTGGACAAGGCGAAGCAGAAGAAGAAAACCGTTGCTCCTGTGGCGGTTGCCAAGAACGGCAAGAAGAAGGCTGCGTAG
- a CDS encoding cytochrome c oxidase subunit 3: MKHPFRRSSSRLRLVQSQDQPWPVSPTRAGMFGMWVFLGSLSVLFATTLFACLLITIQAGAWRTDAHPGLPSKLWVSTLFLLMVSLAFEVGRWQIRLNRQQGLSAMLLLANLLGLGFLLNQIQVWRLVAEIDLPSTAKSLYQFSFGVLTGVHAFHVLGGFVPLALCTVHALRGRYSSFDHASVAYCAMYWHFLGLMWVVIVSALLLL, from the coding sequence ATGAAACATCCCTTTCGTCGCTCTTCGTCCCGCTTACGATTAGTCCAGAGCCAAGACCAGCCGTGGCCCGTGTCTCCCACGCGGGCAGGCATGTTTGGCATGTGGGTGTTTCTCGGTTCTTTATCCGTATTATTCGCCACCACCTTGTTTGCCTGTCTGCTGATCACCATCCAAGCCGGTGCGTGGCGTACGGACGCCCATCCCGGGCTGCCCAGCAAGTTGTGGGTCAGCACGTTGTTCTTGCTGATGGTCAGTCTCGCCTTCGAAGTCGGACGCTGGCAGATTCGCCTGAACCGTCAACAGGGACTATCCGCGATGCTGTTGCTAGCCAACCTGCTCGGCCTGGGGTTTCTGTTGAATCAGATCCAGGTCTGGCGGTTGGTGGCCGAGATTGACCTCCCGTCCACGGCGAAAAGTCTCTATCAATTTTCCTTCGGCGTATTGACCGGAGTCCACGCCTTCCACGTCTTGGGCGGGTTCGTGCCGCTTGCTCTTTGCACAGTACACGCATTGCGCGGGCGCTATTCCAGCTTCGATCACGCTTCCGTGGCCTACTGCGCCATGTACTGGCATTTCCTGGGGCTGATGTGGGTGGTGATTGTCTCCGCACTGCTGTTGCTCTGA
- a CDS encoding SDR family oxidoreductase: protein MAKKKVLVAGASGLVGFAAVKHFAQLPEWEAVGVSRRLPSGLEGATLLSVDLADAARCADVFGQMHDVTHVVYAALYEKPGLVQGWQERDQMETNLAMLRNLFEPLSTVAKNLQHVTLLQGTKAYGAHIESFPVPARERWPRHQHENFYWLQEDYLRARQQGKAWSWTILRPQVIFGESFGSNMNAIPALGVYAALLKEAGKPLNFPGTVPWLTEAVDADLLARACAWAATTPICRNETYNITNGDVFVWQNVWPTIADALGMQVGSVEPCRLAQEMPQREAEWAAIVKKYDLRAPASLKEYVGQSFYFADLLFVHGAQTLPPSMLVSTIKARQHGFHDCMDTEDMFRKWFKRFQDLRLLPPV, encoded by the coding sequence ATGGCAAAGAAAAAGGTCTTGGTTGCTGGAGCGTCTGGGTTGGTGGGCTTCGCCGCAGTGAAACATTTTGCCCAACTGCCAGAGTGGGAGGCGGTTGGCGTCTCGCGTCGTCTTCCTTCCGGCTTGGAGGGAGCCACGCTCTTGTCTGTGGATTTGGCAGATGCCGCCCGGTGCGCAGACGTGTTTGGTCAGATGCACGATGTCACCCATGTGGTCTACGCCGCGTTGTACGAAAAGCCCGGGCTGGTGCAAGGCTGGCAAGAGCGGGATCAAATGGAAACCAACTTGGCGATGCTGCGGAACTTGTTTGAGCCACTTTCCACCGTCGCAAAAAATCTCCAACACGTGACGCTGTTGCAAGGCACGAAAGCCTACGGCGCGCATATCGAGTCGTTTCCCGTGCCGGCGCGCGAACGCTGGCCGCGTCATCAACATGAGAACTTCTATTGGTTGCAAGAAGACTACTTGCGCGCACGGCAGCAAGGCAAGGCATGGTCGTGGACCATTCTCCGTCCACAAGTCATTTTCGGAGAGTCGTTCGGCAGTAACATGAATGCAATTCCCGCCCTCGGTGTCTACGCTGCATTACTCAAAGAAGCAGGAAAGCCGCTAAACTTTCCCGGCACTGTGCCTTGGCTCACGGAAGCCGTGGATGCCGACCTACTCGCCCGTGCCTGCGCCTGGGCGGCGACAACTCCCATCTGTCGAAATGAAACCTATAACATTACCAATGGCGACGTTTTCGTCTGGCAGAACGTGTGGCCGACGATTGCTGACGCTCTCGGCATGCAAGTTGGCTCCGTCGAGCCCTGCCGTCTCGCGCAGGAGATGCCGCAACGCGAAGCGGAATGGGCGGCTATTGTGAAGAAATACGATCTGCGCGCACCGGCAAGTCTGAAGGAGTATGTCGGACAGTCGTTTTATTTTGCCGATTTACTCTTTGTGCACGGCGCGCAGACGTTGCCGCCCTCCATGTTAGTGAGCACGATCAAGGCGCGTCAGCATGGGTTCCACGACTGCATGGACACCGAAGATATGTTTCGCAAATGGTTCAAACGCTTTCAGGACCTGCGGTTGCTGCCGCCGGTTTAG
- a CDS encoding pyridoxamine 5'-phosphate oxidase family protein, which translates to MGVLPDEIKPAMQGVMPSHLATCSLAGEPNVTTISQVYYVDPDHVAVSFQFFSKTIKNIRANPRALAWLIHPETFDTWDLEIEYDHSETSGPVFDAMDMQIEAIASMTGMKGIFKLKAADIYRVISVSKTVGERIPLAEIDTDCRAA; encoded by the coding sequence ATGGGCGTCTTGCCGGATGAGATCAAGCCAGCAATGCAAGGCGTTATGCCGTCGCACCTAGCGACCTGTTCGCTTGCCGGCGAGCCAAACGTCACGACCATCTCTCAAGTCTATTATGTCGATCCAGACCACGTGGCGGTGTCCTTCCAGTTTTTCAGTAAGACGATTAAGAATATCCGCGCGAACCCCCGCGCCCTCGCGTGGCTCATTCACCCAGAAACGTTCGACACTTGGGACCTCGAAATCGAGTATGACCATTCCGAGACGAGCGGGCCGGTGTTCGACGCCATGGACATGCAGATTGAAGCCATTGCCTCGATGACGGGCATGAAAGGCATTTTTAAGCTGAAAGCGGCCGATATTTATCGAGTGATCTCCGTGAGCAAGACGGTCGGTGAGCGCATACCGTTAGCGGAGATCGACACCGATTGCCGCGCGGCATGA
- a CDS encoding GAF domain-containing protein → MSSEQESAAALKRQMAENQRIVDQLNRELARKNQEVRIIQQISTEITSTLELDQIMEILLSAMEKVLGFQYVMILLKDHATEKLRVCACRGYAASAVGTEVAMGQGVIGVVAERKKMMRVGNIGVSVRYLMAVRENLQGAGQAGLNQAPVQLPGLPNAQSQLAMPLLVKDRLVGVLAVESPTPNAFDELDEILLSIVASQAATAIENARMYRMVEQLSRLKRFFSPQLAEMIVAGGAEDPLKTHRREIIVVFLDLRGFTTFAELAEPEEVMGVLRDYHAEMGKLILEHEGTLERFTGDGMMIFFNDPMPVPNPAERALRMALSMRERVQGLSARWRRRGHDLSLGIGIAQGYATIGAIGFEGRWDYGAIGTVTNLAARLCGEAKGDQILVSARVASELEELIEAEEVGPLVLKGFHKPIFAANVLAIEPNTKASD, encoded by the coding sequence GTGTCTTCAGAGCAAGAATCAGCCGCCGCACTCAAGCGCCAGATGGCCGAGAATCAGCGGATCGTCGATCAGCTCAACCGCGAACTCGCCCGGAAGAATCAGGAGGTGCGGATTATTCAGCAGATCTCGACCGAGATCACCTCGACGTTGGAGCTTGATCAAATCATGGAAATCCTCCTGAGCGCCATGGAAAAGGTGCTTGGGTTTCAATACGTCATGATCCTGCTCAAAGACCATGCGACGGAGAAACTGCGCGTATGCGCTTGCCGCGGGTACGCAGCCTCCGCTGTGGGCACCGAGGTCGCCATGGGGCAGGGAGTCATCGGTGTTGTCGCCGAACGGAAGAAAATGATGCGCGTCGGCAATATCGGCGTCAGTGTCCGCTATCTCATGGCCGTGCGAGAGAATCTACAAGGAGCAGGGCAAGCGGGCTTGAATCAAGCTCCTGTGCAATTGCCAGGACTCCCCAATGCCCAAAGCCAACTTGCCATGCCCCTGCTTGTTAAGGATCGACTGGTCGGCGTACTGGCGGTTGAAAGCCCCACACCAAATGCGTTCGATGAGTTGGATGAAATTTTGTTGAGCATCGTGGCCAGCCAAGCCGCCACCGCCATCGAAAACGCGCGCATGTATCGCATGGTAGAGCAACTCAGCCGGCTCAAGCGTTTCTTCTCGCCGCAGCTTGCCGAGATGATCGTCGCGGGCGGCGCGGAGGATCCGCTGAAAACCCATCGCCGGGAGATCATCGTGGTATTCCTCGACCTCAGGGGGTTTACGACATTTGCCGAACTCGCCGAACCGGAAGAAGTCATGGGTGTGTTAAGGGACTATCATGCGGAAATGGGAAAGCTGATTCTTGAACACGAAGGCACCCTGGAGCGGTTTACCGGGGACGGCATGATGATCTTCTTTAACGACCCAATGCCAGTGCCCAACCCAGCGGAACGCGCGCTGCGAATGGCGCTGTCCATGCGCGAACGCGTGCAAGGGCTGAGTGCACGGTGGCGTCGTCGTGGCCACGATCTTTCCCTAGGCATCGGGATCGCTCAGGGATATGCCACAATTGGGGCCATTGGATTCGAGGGACGCTGGGATTATGGCGCCATCGGCACGGTGACAAACCTTGCCGCCCGTTTATGCGGTGAAGCCAAAGGGGATCAGATTCTCGTGTCGGCGCGAGTGGCAAGCGAGCTGGAAGAGTTGATCGAAGCTGAAGAGGTCGGCCCTCTGGTGCTCAAAGGATTTCACAAACCGATCTTCGCTGCCAATGTGTTGGCCATCGAGCCAAATACCAAGGCTTCCGACTAA
- a CDS encoding enoyl-CoA hydratase/isomerase family protein, translating to MDEILYETRGQVAIVTINRPEARNAINFGVREGLLAAWDRFERDRETRVAILTGAGDKAFCAGADLKEMAQKKLGNLPRNFLPTLNVNVHLTKPVIAAVNGVAYAGGWALVQMCDLVVASETARFAITEAKVGRGMPWAVPLTHMIPQKVLLEILLTGNPITAQRAYEIGFVNHVVPAEQVIPKALELAETIAENAPLTVAAAKEMVYLATDMGRAAGLEAARHLFDHVYRSEDAQEGPRAFAEKRKPQWRGR from the coding sequence ATGGACGAAATTCTCTATGAAACCCGGGGCCAAGTGGCCATCGTCACGATTAACCGCCCGGAAGCGCGCAATGCAATCAACTTCGGGGTGCGTGAAGGACTGCTGGCGGCCTGGGACCGGTTCGAGCGAGACCGAGAAACGCGCGTCGCGATCCTGACCGGCGCGGGCGATAAAGCCTTTTGCGCTGGTGCCGACCTTAAGGAGATGGCGCAGAAGAAACTCGGGAACCTGCCACGCAATTTCTTGCCCACGCTCAACGTTAACGTCCACCTCACCAAGCCGGTGATCGCGGCAGTCAATGGCGTTGCCTACGCTGGAGGGTGGGCGCTGGTGCAGATGTGCGATCTCGTCGTCGCCTCGGAAACCGCGCGGTTTGCTATCACCGAAGCGAAGGTTGGCCGTGGCATGCCCTGGGCGGTGCCGTTGACGCACATGATCCCGCAAAAGGTCCTGCTCGAAATTCTACTCACCGGCAATCCGATCACAGCGCAGCGCGCCTACGAGATCGGGTTCGTCAATCACGTGGTGCCAGCCGAGCAGGTCATACCGAAAGCGCTAGAGCTGGCTGAGACGATAGCCGAGAATGCGCCGCTGACGGTCGCGGCGGCGAAAGAAATGGTCTATCTGGCGACGGACATGGGACGGGCAGCAGGGTTAGAAGCGGCGCGGCATTTGTTCGATCATGTCTACCGTAGCGAAGATGCTCAGGAAGGCCCCCGCGCTTTCGCGGAAAAGCGGAAGCCGCAGTGGCGGGGGCGATGA
- a CDS encoding NAD(P)(+) transhydrogenase (Re/Si-specific) subunit beta, producing the protein MAYFSEFTYLVASILFIFGLKALSHPDTARRGMNLAAFGMLLAIVGTLVRHEILRYDWIIAGLVIGSAIGAAMSVWMPMTAMPERTALSHAFGALAASLVGISEYYRHGAELGAFKMTAIGFEVMFGGITVTGSIMAFAKLAELVRGSPITYKGQNILNVSLFVLTAVIFATLVFLPGTGFLFYTMVGLSFLFGIFLVLPIGAADMPVVMSLMNSYAGLASAATGFAISNNVLIIAGTLDGFSGFILSILMCKAMNRSINNVLFGAFGSQVTATATQTDGVMREVSTEDVAVQMAYARQVVFVPGYGMATAQAQHVVRELGELLEARGVTVKYAIHPVAGRMPGHMNVLLAEANVPYSSLYELEQINPEFPTTDVAIVIGANDVVNPDARDNPHSPIAGMPILEVDRARSVVVLKRGRGKGFSGLENPLFFKPNTGMLYGDAKSSLASLTHAVQQA; encoded by the coding sequence ATGGCGTATTTTAGCGAATTTACTTATCTTGTAGCCTCGATTCTTTTCATTTTTGGTCTGAAAGCCCTGAGCCATCCGGACACCGCGCGGCGGGGCATGAACCTGGCTGCGTTCGGCATGTTGTTGGCCATTGTCGGCACGCTCGTGCGCCATGAGATTCTGCGCTACGACTGGATCATTGCCGGGCTGGTGATCGGGTCGGCCATCGGTGCGGCCATGTCGGTCTGGATGCCCATGACCGCCATGCCGGAACGAACGGCGCTTTCGCACGCCTTCGGTGCCTTGGCTGCCTCGCTCGTCGGCATTTCCGAGTATTACCGCCATGGCGCGGAGCTGGGCGCGTTCAAGATGACGGCCATCGGCTTCGAGGTCATGTTCGGTGGCATCACCGTTACTGGCAGTATTATGGCGTTCGCCAAACTCGCCGAACTCGTCCGTGGCTCGCCCATTACTTACAAAGGACAGAACATCCTCAACGTGTCCTTGTTCGTGCTGACAGCGGTCATCTTTGCCACCCTGGTGTTTTTGCCTGGGACCGGCTTTTTGTTCTACACCATGGTGGGGCTGTCGTTTTTGTTCGGCATTTTCCTCGTGCTGCCCATCGGTGCGGCGGACATGCCGGTGGTGATGTCGTTAATGAACTCGTATGCTGGGTTAGCGTCGGCGGCGACGGGTTTCGCGATCTCCAATAACGTGTTGATTATCGCTGGTACGCTCGACGGCTTCTCCGGCTTCATTCTGTCCATCCTGATGTGTAAAGCGATGAATCGCTCGATCAACAACGTCTTATTCGGCGCCTTTGGCTCGCAGGTCACAGCGACAGCCACCCAGACGGATGGCGTCATGAGAGAAGTCTCGACCGAGGATGTCGCAGTACAAATGGCCTACGCTCGCCAAGTGGTGTTCGTCCCCGGCTATGGCATGGCGACCGCGCAAGCACAGCATGTCGTGCGCGAATTAGGCGAGCTGCTCGAAGCCCGCGGCGTGACGGTGAAGTACGCCATTCATCCAGTCGCTGGGCGCATGCCCGGACACATGAATGTGCTATTGGCCGAAGCCAACGTTCCCTACTCGTCGCTGTACGAGCTGGAACAAATCAATCCGGAATTCCCGACCACCGACGTAGCGATCGTGATCGGGGCCAATGACGTAGTGAACCCTGACGCTCGCGACAATCCTCACAGTCCGATTGCCGGCATGCCGATTCTCGAAGTCGATCGTGCCCGCTCCGTGGTGGTGCTCAAACGCGGACGAGGCAAGGGTTTCTCTGGGTTGGAGAATCCCCTCTTTTTCAAACCGAATACCGGGATGCTCTACGGCGACGCCAAGTCTTCGTTAGCGTCGCTCACCCATGCGGTACAACAAGCGTAG
- a CDS encoding NAD(P) transhydrogenase subunit alpha, with protein MSPEAFISALYVFSLAAFLGYQVISRVPPLLHTPLMSATNAISAISLVGSLVTAGGDYNLTSTILGFTAVIAASINVVGGFMITDRMLKMFRKKEQIQH; from the coding sequence GTGAGTCCAGAGGCATTTATTTCCGCGTTGTACGTGTTTTCGCTGGCCGCGTTTCTCGGGTACCAAGTGATTTCCCGCGTGCCGCCGCTGCTCCATACGCCGCTGATGTCGGCAACCAATGCTATCTCGGCCATCTCGCTCGTTGGCTCCTTGGTCACGGCGGGCGGAGATTACAACCTGACCAGCACGATCCTGGGATTCACGGCGGTGATTGCCGCTTCGATCAATGTCGTTGGTGGGTTCATGATTACTGATCGCATGTTGAAGATGTTCCGGAAAAAAGAACAGATTCAACACTAA
- a CDS encoding NAD(P) transhydrogenase subunit alpha, whose protein sequence is MQIAVLKEKTGNETRVALVPESVKKLVALKVAVTVESGAGLFAGVSDDDYLSTGATIATDRTTLLGNADVLVSVNRPTEDDIHLLKTGAVVFGFLRPLDEPTALQPAVRSGLTVFAVELIPRSTRAQAMDGLSSMATIVGYKAVVMAAERMPRMFPMLMTAAGTVPPARVLVIGAGVAGLQAIATARRLGAVVEGFDIRAAAGEAVRSLGATFLEVDLGGLQTEDSGGYAKEVTEEAMERSRALIAKTARHSDCIITSAQVPGRPAPLLITEEAVAGMKLGSVIVDLAGASGGNCAVTKPGEDVLHKGVTVLAPLNLATTVPVHASQLFSRNATAFLTLLIDKGELRINLEDDVVGPTCVAHAGKALNPRVAAALEGQGN, encoded by the coding sequence ATGCAGATTGCGGTACTGAAAGAAAAGACCGGGAACGAGACGCGCGTTGCCCTCGTGCCCGAGTCGGTGAAAAAATTGGTGGCCCTCAAGGTAGCCGTGACAGTGGAGAGCGGAGCCGGGCTCTTCGCGGGGGTCAGCGATGACGACTATCTCTCGACCGGCGCAACCATCGCGACCGATCGCACGACGCTGCTCGGCAACGCGGATGTCTTGGTTTCGGTGAATCGCCCGACGGAGGACGACATTCATCTGCTGAAGACCGGGGCTGTAGTATTCGGCTTTTTACGTCCACTCGATGAACCGACGGCGTTACAACCCGCCGTAAGAAGCGGGCTCACCGTCTTCGCGGTGGAACTCATTCCACGCAGCACTCGCGCGCAAGCCATGGACGGTCTCTCGTCGATGGCAACCATTGTCGGCTACAAGGCCGTCGTGATGGCTGCGGAACGCATGCCACGCATGTTTCCCATGCTGATGACGGCGGCCGGCACGGTGCCACCGGCGCGGGTGTTAGTCATCGGCGCTGGTGTGGCGGGATTACAGGCGATCGCTACCGCGCGCAGACTCGGGGCGGTAGTGGAAGGGTTCGACATTCGCGCGGCGGCGGGGGAAGCCGTGCGTTCGCTCGGTGCGACCTTCCTCGAAGTGGACCTCGGCGGTCTGCAAACCGAAGACAGCGGCGGGTACGCCAAAGAAGTGACGGAAGAAGCGATGGAACGCAGCCGTGCATTGATCGCAAAAACAGCGCGGCATTCGGACTGCATTATTACATCCGCGCAAGTGCCAGGCCGCCCGGCGCCTCTGTTAATCACGGAAGAGGCGGTCGCCGGCATGAAGCTCGGCTCGGTAATCGTCGATTTGGCCGGGGCTTCAGGAGGCAACTGCGCTGTGACGAAACCCGGAGAAGATGTGCTCCACAAGGGCGTCACCGTCTTGGCACCCTTAAACCTGGCCACTACCGTGCCGGTGCACGCCAGTCAGTTATTCTCGCGTAACGCCACGGCGTTCCTTACGCTCCTCATCGACAAAGGGGAGCTACGAATCAACTTAGAGGACGACGTTGTGGGGCCGACCTGTGTGGCGCACGCGGGCAAGGCGCTCAACCCCCGCGTCGCTGCCGCGCTTGAAGGTCAGGGCAACTAA